The Juglans regia cultivar Chandler chromosome 10, Walnut 2.0, whole genome shotgun sequence genome includes the window TGTCTAAATGCTAATGAGCTTCAAACCCTAAAAAAGCTAGTGTGTTGAAATCAAGGGCTCCTCCCCACATCTCCCATAAAGCTGATAACTTCTTATTCGTTCAGaacctttgttttgtttttcttgaatttaatGTTGGCGTTTCATTGTAGACATATCCACTAATAACGCAACACATTGTGTTTTTTCAACTGATTTCGGCTACATAAGAACATCTAATGTAAATGAATGCCACCCCGAGTTGAGTATTGTTCGTTACAAAGCTTTCTCGTTGCTGTACCAAGAGGCCCTTTCACCACGCAATGGTGGGGAGATAGTGATATAATTTGCAGAATAAAGACTTGAAATTCGAACGACCCTTCAGGTTGACTGAGCTGAATTTCGTGCCAAACTCGTGTAGAATTCATTTTATATCTCAGAGTGGTCGTTCAacgtaaaaattaaataaacgaACTGTTCTTCAGTGACTCATTCCCTTGTGGTTAAATGATCTCTCTCTACTCAAACAAGCAGCATATCTAGCCTTCGATTTTTCAGCTTTCAAAATGGTACATTGAAATCAAGGTGACCATGCTTTCGGCCAACAATGCAACTGTGTCGTTTTAAGTTACTTAATGACACAATTTTCACCCTCATCTCTAGGCATTTTCCATCTACCGTTCATTCATTAGATGGTTAGTCCAATTACACAGCTCCTAATAAAACACAtgatctaaataaataaataaaaagtaactaaaaaaaaaatccctatcCGTCCGAAAGTAATAATTCTACATGACAACAACTTACAGAAGTAAAGCCTTCTTGGAGCACAAAAATTACTGTTATACGTCAAGATCAAGCATACCAGTGGATGTGGAAGGCTTGGCTTCAACCTTTTCCTTTCCAAGGTCGAAGATGCAAACCCCATCCAGAAGAAACTCAATCATCACAAAGTGATGCGATGAGCTCATGCGGTGAAGCCCATATTGGAAGATCGATTAAAGATTGTTTCAATCGCTCTTCCTGTGCATTACACATAGCTTCTGTTACATCgcataaatttgaaatatcccGTATAATCGCTTCTTGGGCTTCCACCTGCATTGTCAACCAGTTCAACCAAAAGACCGGTTTTAGAGTAGTTTGTAAGCCTAAAGGAGCCCCCCTGCTTCTGTTTAAAGACCAAAAGTCTCTATTTGCAAGACAATTAATCTCTGTTCCGTGTATAAGATGTAATATAGAACATAAAGGGACTcgaagttttgaattttgaaagagtggagacttgtgaaaaaaaaagggaccaCAATTACATAGCaatgaaaaagggaaaaagaaaatagatcatcgaatgcaaaattcaaaattctagTATAACTAAACGGGAGCGAGGGCTTAATGAAAAAGTAACTAAGAAAATCCGCGCAGCAATTCGTGACGATGAATATGAAACAATGAGCAAAATTGATCAGAACTCTCAATTTTATTCAGTTTTCCCgtggcaaaaagaaaaattcagtTCAACTTCTCCAAAAGCAGATAACCAACAACCAACCGAACAAATTACCTGTAAGAGAAGCTCATCCACGAGTAACCCATCAACAAACTCCGGCAAATACTGAGGCGAAACACCGAGCGCCGCCGTTTCTGCTAGTCCCTCGCGTTCAGCTTGTTGTTTTTGTAGAACCGAACTCTGACGTTGGCTGTGACCGGCTTTCTCCTCCATTGCACGCAAGCTGTTCGACAAAAGCTCCCACTGGTCGATCTCTCCTTGGTACTGCGACTTCAGCTTCAGCAGTGTCCTCCTCTTCCGCTCCTTCCGGTTCCTCTCCTCCGCCTCAGGATCCGTGCTCGATGCGGGTTTTTCGGCAGCCACAGGGTCGCGGCGGCGCTTCTTGCGCTTGTAGACGAAGCCATCATCGTTATAAAGCTCCCACCCCTCGTCGGCTTCCCAACACGTGGTCGCCGACTCCATGCCCCAATAGCGCGGATTAAAAATATCCTACTCCATAGAAGTGAAACGAAATACGAGTgtccaaaaatgaaaattagaaatctttAGGAATAAATTTGGAATTCAAAATCGTACTGGTAGTGGTAGATTGAAATTGAGCGGAAGAGCGCGCGCGAATTGAAAGACTTTTTGTCAGCCTTATCTAGAAGACGCCGTATGGCCAGAACCCAAAGAGCGGAAGAACCCAAAGTCCACCGAACaggtaatttaattttattatttattatgtatttttttaattatcataaatatttataaaaaaataaaaattttataatattattaaaaaatacttctttaatcattaagtcaaaaaaaattCAGGACACATCTTTGAAGTATTTAACATTTTTGGAACCCAAATTGTCACTCTTTTTTAGTTGGCATCGGTAACATCTCCACTTGTGTCGGTTGTTTTaatgaataaatcttcacaatctcttcacatttcatattctatatatttttttaatttttattattttttttatcaaatatttattatatgaataatgaatataaaatttggaataatttaaaaagaataaactcaaaaaaaaatatttaaaaaaaattaaaaaattaaaaaaaatgtggaatgTGAAGTGTGATGGAGGTTGTGTAACAAAGCTCTTTCATAATGCACATTTTGCGTTCATatgagattataatttttttaaattcttatttaaaaataaaattaataattcaatttttaaaaattttaaaacaaaaataataataataattttttattgataattttaaaaataaaaataaaaatacgcGTACTATACATAGTATTCCTCCggtttattttgtgtttgataagtaatattttatgtagTGGTATAAAAGTGTGTAATCAATCTAGTCCAGTCGATCTTGATGGAGAATTTCAGACCCATTTTTTTCGGTCCATCGAGAGTCCAAACTGGATCGTTTTGGTTCAATTCGGTCAATGGGGTATTTCGGTTCGGGtcacttttttccttttttacaattttttgacaacaaattatatgaaatgattaaaaaaatcaagtgAATGATATAATCTAAGTTTTCTAACTAAGTATATACttaactaattaaatattttaattaagtataataaattaataatgctaATAGTATGTGTaccatcaataattaatatttaatagtttCTCTTAAAACTTGTaacctttaatttttatataatctaactataaataattaggttagaagaaaatcaaataattatttataattagaataaaattatataattacttgcttttaatttttataactacttaaaaaatattatataaaaaattacttaaaaacttatatattaaatttgagACAGAACCGAAAActcaatttcttcattttcttggaCCAAGATTGATCAGTCCCTTAGAACATTagcaatggcctagccattgccaagtctaaattttagctagaaCTTCAAGTTTTGGCTATAGCATTAACATTTGGCTAGGTaaatccacattggactagatattaaattagtcaaaataataatataatattattttttaataatattattttttaatttttttaatattttgtaattacactaactatatattaattaataatttaatttgatacttaaattatttttttcctcgaCCTATTATTTtccatctataaaaaatatagaagttgCAAAGTACAATATAAAAGAAGAACTTGAAAATAAGGACAAATTTTCAAGTTGGATGGGATTTTGTTGAATAATTTAATCATTTGGTTTATGTACAGGAACTCGCTAAATATGACCAGTGGGTGCTTGTCACTGTAGCTCAAAGCCAAAACCAAAGACTTATGGCTTTGACTAGTCCAATGTAGGTAAATTTGAGATAAATGAGGCAAATATTTGGATGGCACTGCCAGTGCTCTTAATCGGTCTAATCCAGACTGACTGAAACTAGTCCATCGGGACAATTTTCTAGATCTAAAGGAAAACTTTTACACGCCTAGTGGTGCATCCTAAGCACTCCAATACTTCTACTTTATTGATTGTAATGTCAATTTTTAAGATAAacgaattattattttaatatttaagaacaaatatatttattatgcaTCAGCTATTAATAATTCTCACACTTCAAatctatagtttttttataagatatggaATGTGGAGTGATGAATAATGactaatgaaatttttttttttccttgaaactGTTTAAAAAAAGACATATATATTAGGTCTATCTAATAGGAATTTCTAATAATGTACATCAACATTGATGTTTAAtgttgcattttcttttttagtattagactatctaatttattaagaaataaagaatatatttatttttgttttactgtgccataatgatattattaatgGATGTGAGCGGATAAATTACGTTGAAATTTTGAGTTTCCATAGATTACAATATCACAATGaaaatatagttattatatttttaagtcggtatataaaatgtataatttatataatttatatagtaatattaagTGTATTATTTATATGGGcttataagtagaatttttcaagaTAATATTGGTCTAGAGCAAATGACAGTTTTCCGCcgttgagattatttttttcaatttttaataaataaaatattaacaagagAGGTTTAAATAGTGTTAatttaagttgagataaaatcagagttaaaagttatataaaatattattataaactttttgttaatattatttttattttaaatttttaaaaaataattatttattatattttatttaaaaagttagaaaaatcataatattagaTTAGATTAGACGGGTTAAGAAAATTCTATATCTACCATTGcgtccaacaaaaaaaaaaaaaaactatatccGATTGTtccttttatcattttccttatttttactTGAATGGTATGCTGCGgttgaaaaaaggaaagagagatcGAAATCTCATTCGCCGGCCCCTTTCCAAAGCCTTGGGCAGAAAGCATTCGCCGAAAAACCATGCTAAAACCCCCACCCCAGATAGCAGCAacctgatcatcatcatcgtcaCCGCAAATGGGGAAGTCTCTCACTCTAATTCACGTATCCTTCCTTCTCTTCCGTCCCAGATCCATGATTACTTCCTTGACGCGagtaatctctctctcattaccCAAACCTATTGACAATACCCTCTTTTCGCTATCTCCCTCTTCGCTTTTTTTCTCCACCACGTCCACCCAATTCCCTCTTCAGTACGATATGATCATCAACCGCCCAACTCAGTCCCAACCTCGCCACACCCCAGCCCGCGTACGCAAGTCAAACCCAGACTACTCACCAGAGTTTGATTCACCAGAGAAACCCGTTTCGGAACAGGGCTTCGAGGACTGGGTGGATGAAAAGCTGTTATCAGAGAGCGGAACAAACCGACCCAGTTCGGAAAAATTGGAAATGGACAAGTCTATGAGGAAGTACTACAGtaagaggaggaagaggatgTATGGGTCGGATTCGGATGAGGATGGTAAGCGGCACGATGAGGGGTTTGTGGAACTGAAGCCTGAGGTGGTGGAGTTTAATAGATTGCATGAGAGAGAGGAGGAGTTGTATTTTTACGATACGTTTGCGTATCCGTGGGAGAAGGAGAAGCATTACAAGATGGTGTATCAGTTGGAGAAGAAGTATTTTCCTGATCATTGCCTCGACAAGGCATTTCTTGAACCCGGCGAATCGAATGCAAATAATGCGAAGGGGAAGGTAAAAAAGAAAGCTGGTGTTAAGAGTGGGGAGAAGAACTGTGAGGATCACGACGAGGGAGGGGATGGTAAGAAGTTGGTGTTCTTTGACGAAGAAGGAGAACAAAAGGGTAGGGAGGAATTAGCGAAGAAGGATGCGAGTAAGGATGTTACGGAGAAGAAGGTAGAGGAGTTCTTTAAGTGTTTGAATAAAGTTCCCAAAAAGGATGGTGAAGTCGTGAATGAGCCATACCTTGTGACAAGGAGTATGGAGCTTCCGCCAAGATGGGATAGTCCGTGCGGGACGGTGGTTTTAGTGAACAAACCCAAAGGTGAGTCCATAGTTTCATCGCTACATAATTTACACTAGGCATCTATTATCAATAATTATTGCTTGAACATTTTGGATAATGCCTGCGTGATTAACAAAAATGTTAGAAGTAcagatttttagaaaaaatgggGGACGTAAGAAATGATTTGGAGCAATTAGAATTAGAGATGGGGAGTGAGAATCGTTATTGTCATTGAAGAAAGAAACTGTAGGGAAACTCAATGGCTGTGAGAGTTATTTGCCCACAACGGCACAACTACTGAAGTAGGGGGGGATATATAACTCCGACTCGTTATTGAGTATGAATATTATTTGGTCTTGGGTGAAGGTGCTGCAAGTGCGAGTGGAAGACGGAATGGATGTTCAATGGGACATTAAGAAAACTCATTTGCCTATAAATTACTAGAAACACATGCCCTCCATAGAATGTTGCAGCAGCAGATTGTGGTCTTCCCTTAGCTCACTCAATCGAGGATTAACAGGACAATTTATCTAAATTCTCAGATCTTTTAATGTACCTGTGCTTGAAATTTTCTTTAAAGTAAAGTCCTAGCATTATGAGGTATAAGTTTCCATCAATCAGAATATAACAAGATTTAAATTGCAAGACAGGATGGACATCATTTACAGTTTGTGGAAAGCTGCGTCGCCTAGTCAAAGTGAAAAAGGTGCCTTTTTGCCATTGCATATGCATGTAGGTACACCTCCTGTAAATGCTCCTCTTAAcgtttttttccttcctttttttggTGTGTAACAGGTAGGGCATGCCGGAACCCTTGATCCAATGGCAACTGGTTTGTTAATTGTATGTGTTGGTAAAGCCACAAAGTTGGTAGACAGGCAAGTTATGAATCTTATACAAATCTGGGTCCCCTTTTTGTGATACATGCTAATGATTCTTTGTAAACTgacacctataaaaaaatgaatcttatacAAGTTATAGCAGTTAGATTGATACTCACCTGTGAGGGATCAATCTTATGGGCATGCTCTATTGTTTCCCCTGAACCTGCACCTTGAATTTAGAACTGAAACTTGTTTCTCCTTTCAAATTTAATCTGTTGAACTCTTTGAAGACTTTGAATGTTTGTACTGCAGATATCAAGGTATGATTAAGGGCTATAGTGGGGTTTTCCGACTAGGGGAGGCCACTTCGACTTGGGATGCTGATTCAGCGGTGTGTTACTCTCTTTGAGTAACTATTGTTCCTTATCTTTAGTATACATGCACAATGATACtctaaaaaaatgaacttggTTTTAGCTTCCATAGCAACAGTTTTCTAATGCTGACAAAGAAGCCATATGGGTTTACTAGATGCTGCATAAGTGAATTATACCATCAACATTAAAGATAGGCACACACAATTCAATTGCACCAAGGATGCAAATGGATTACAACGAGGACActtacaattattatttttttgataagtagtaagtagattttattcatacgaatgaaataggcatagcctgaTTATTGCATTATAATCTCAGCAAGAAGGTATTTTTACGCATCCTTGTATTGAGAAATGGAAGTTATGGACAGTCTAAAACTCAATGACATGATACAGTGCGTGCAGATTTCCATTTTAGTTCCTCTTCGGACCGGTGTCACCTAAAAACCTCACTTATCGGAAACCAATTAGAAGCTGCCACGTAGGTATTCCTTTGTAAACCAGGTAGGGCGTATAGCAGGGGATCATGAAAATCCCTTCCCGCTCGAGCTCCAGACTAGACCGAAAACCTTCTTCCCCATGCTCTgtcccctcccccccccccccccctccccctttcTCTCTGTGAAACAGTTTTTGCTGTTAACCATTTATTTGCCGTTGGTCTCTTACTCCCACCTTTGATTCGCTGTTAACCttgtagattttatttcaatttctcaCCAAGATATTCCTATAcacttatatttgttatttttgcatATACAGTTTTAATATCTGAAATTATTTAGGattctgaaattatttttgcaatATCTGAAGAATTAGGATTTTGGgggaaagaagagagaggagaaaaaataaCAGGGTGCTTGGGAACGAAAACAGGGattgagagacagagagagattgCTGAAGTTTGTGGAATTTGTGCATTTGAAACGGAATGGAAAAATCTATTTGGGGAAGGAGAGGATATGCGAGAAATAGATGAAAACAATATCAGAAACTAAAATGATACAAGTGATTTTGCCCTTCGCCGTATGGAGCTTCTCCATTGGGACTAGAGGTCGTACAGCGTGCAGTGGGGGTGcgtttggttttgattttgtcGAAGGGATTTTCTGTGATTATGCTCTTTTGCCGTTTGCTATGGTGCTCTTTTGTTGAAAGGATTTTCCCAAAATGCGACCTTTgtccccccttctctctctctctgaaacatTCTTCATTTTCCcctccccccccctctctctctctctctctcattttcttcttcccccctccccccgcGGAATGCCTCTGTCCATCTGGACCTAGCGTCACTCTTGAGTTGGCAAAATCCAAACCTAGCAATGATGCCAATCAATCAAAAACCAGAATTGATTCTCCGGAAGTCGGATAATTCTTGGTGGAACAGATGGCGTCTTCCTTCACCAAGGATCTCAATTTACAGCAGCACTTGCCCAGGCCATTTCAGGAAGATTTTTACATCAAAATCCAAACAGAAAAATGGTGAATGTTAGCAAGAAAATGAGGGCAGAGAGTTATGAGGGTTTTCGCCTTGATCTATAGAGAGAGCGGGATCGAGAGtgagattgcagagagaaaggGAGTCTTGAAGAttcagagagggagggagagcaGAGAGAGGGGGATCGAGAGTTTTGGCTTCAGAGGGAGGGAGGGTTTCGGTCTAATGCGGCTGCTCAGTTCTTTCGTGTACCGCACACGTGGCAAGTTTTGATTGGCCTCCGATAAATGAGGGTTGCTGGTGTCACCTGCAGGAAGGTTTTCTCTTTCCATTTTATCCATGTgcataatctcatctcaacagtGTTTAGACTAGATGGCTTGGTGAGATGACCTTCTATTGTTTCTCTGGAACATGATCATTTATCTCTTGGTAAGATTTAATTAATATCTTCATATGGTCCAAATGTTCACTCAGGGATGTCCCTCTCGTGTAGGTCATTCAGCGGGAGCCTTGGGAGCATATCAAAGATGAGGAGATAAAGAAAACTGCCGCCTCCTTTTGTGGGGAAATTTGGCAGGTTCCCCCGATGTTCTCTGCTATCAAAGTAAGCATTTCTCCCCAAATGAGGGATGGATCTTTATGCTGACAGTTTTCTTAGTTCTGActtagatgttgttcagaagGCATTGGTTGTACATCTATCataccttttatttatttataaatagacaTCTATTTTTACAAAACACTTTCAGCAATCTGAATGACCAACACAAGCAAGAAAAGATGTATGAAAAAGATGGCTTCTGTGTCCACCCATATTTTATGCAAATAGATCATGGTCTCATGATATTACTAGTTTCAATATCTTTGACAGGTTGGAGGAGAAAAGATGTATGAGAAAGCAAGAAGGGGAGAGAGCATTGAACTTTCACCTAGAAGGATTTCAATCTTCCGGTTTGATATTGAGCGTAGCTTAGATGACAGGTACCTACATTTTGCTTGGATTTAGACAAACTCTGGCCTTTTTGATCCATCATATTTGGCATTGTAAAAAACATGTTTATATTTCATAGATTCCAGGTATATTGTACACCTGGAATGCACTTCATTTGTTCTAGTCTTCGATGTGTGCTGTGGTTCCGGATCCTAAAACGATGGATCAAAGTAAACTTTACTCTATTGTGTATTATGTGCACAATATCGTTTCTTACACTGAAAATCTAGGGAGATAAATTCTTAGTTAAATTCTATTTCATCATATTCAGGGGATCAAGGGCACAAAGGTAGGTTGCTGGCTGGGTCCTCTAGTAAGTTTGAATGTTTGGTTCTCTCATAAACACATGTAAGTAAATAAGAAACAGCTAATAAACAGCGTGATAGCTACGGGACATGAATTACACCTATATGCTCATGCTTCGGAAGTCTGAGTCAAACACATTTTGAAATTCATCTGTAATTCCTCATTTTAGAACTTCCTGAAATTTTTTCTGCCGTGTACGCATGatgattaaatgagaaaatatagaTCATGCTTTAAGAAGAAGTTGGTGGTAGAGTAATTCTATTTCCACTTACATCTGAAGGATGTGTTTTCTAAATCATCTTAGTGAGATATGTAGTTCATGTATAATCTGTCATCTGTTAGCCATATTTGAAGCTGGTTTCATTTTAAGTGAGATCTTTACAGGCAAAATCTGATTTTCCGGGTGACATGCTCCAAAGGTACATACATACGTTCACTATGTGCAGATTTTGGGAAGGCTCTTGGCAGGTAATCATTTTATTGAACTCACCAGTTAATGTATCCCCTCATTAGTCCATCTTACCAATAGTTTTTCTGTTGTAAAAATGGTTGGTCCCGCTTCTGCCGTCCAGAAAGGCTTGAACAGATGGCTGTAAGAGCTTTGTAAGAGAAGACTTTTAAGATGACTAGAGCAACAATCATCTTTACCTTGCTATAACACTCAATAGCCACATTTGCTTACTGATTTTAGCCTTTAAGAAAAGATGTGCCTTTTAACAAACCTTCTATTATCATCAATatgtaaattttcttctttccagagagagagagagggagagagtacATGCACGCTTTTGAGTAAAGAAATGCTAAAGATGAATGGAAGATAGTGAGACTTAACTCCTAAATGCAGGTTGATAtaggttttataatttttgttttgagtttgaagTTTCTCTAACATACTTCTTCACTGCAGTTGTGCTCATTTAACTGCTCTTCGAAGGGATTCAATTGGTAAGTGCCCTCATCTTGACGTTGAAGTTTATTTTTAAGTGCTGATCAAATTctgttttgttaaatattttaagttgcaCCGAAAAATTCTGGAAGTTTAAGTTCAAAGATTAAGTACTTCCCAAATCAAATATCTGCAGACTGGctgattctaataatattataccaATGAACCACTTCTTTCCAACTTGTATAAaggattgtaaatattaaatcTATAGTTTCTCAGTTTGACATGTGCATAATTTTTGCTGGTTGATAATCTTTTTCTTAGTAGTGTATGGCATATGCAATCCATTCGTAGAATTTTGCCTTATTTTCCTTCAAAGCAGAAAGCTATGATGCCATATTAGAAGGAAAAGAGAACTAACTTAAAATTGCAGGAAACAAAACCTTTTGGATATCAAGTTTTCATCTCTATCCTCTTTATTTCTTTGCAATGAAAATACATAGAGggaatttgaacatgaaaatgGAAGTCTGTGATACACAAATTTTGTTTCGTTAAGAGGTAAAAACAGATTACAGATCTCAAAAGgcatgttttaaagaaaattttcacaatttttagtTGTGGGTGCAAAACACGTTAGGAATTTGCTGACACTTGCCACCTTTGCAGGTGAATATTCAGCAGATGATGCATGGGACTTCAAAGAGCTGGAAGAGTCAATTACCAAAAGTTATTTCTAATTGCCTCTCTAATCTGTTGCTTGCTCCCAGAAGTTTTGGAGCAACAATGATGAACAGATCCACAGTATAGGATAGAACATTTTCAAGTGCACAGGGTTTTTATTCTCAGCTGTTCtctttgaaaatttaatatcaggggaaaaaataaagatgttGTACCATTAACGAGATAATAATAACAATTGGAAGTTATCAAGGTTTACCCTGGTTGGCTGCACAGATCTTgcttgttttcaagtttttcacAAGCCATGGAAATAAGAAAGAACCGTGTTGGATCAATAATTATCCGGATTAAATCACCAGCATACAATGAAATGAAGTATCCAAAAGGGTGTCCATAAACGTTAATCCTTCATTTGGTTCTAAACCAGGCTGTGGTATCTCCAAGCCATGCTTCCTCGACAGTCTTCTTTTATAATCTAAACCACCATGAACGTCAATCCTCTGCATTGAAATGGGTCGAACCAAGATCCTCACCCCAAATAAACATCTAGTCATTGGGCTAGCAACAGTGTCGGGATGCAAAAAACTTTTATCAGACCACCTTGGACCAGTTTCAGGGAGTTTATGTCAAACATGACCATCTAGACATTGGCCAAAAGTACGCGAAAGCTGTTGAATAACTTCTCATGGATAGCTCACCTCGACCATTTCAAACTCGTCCCAACCGCTTGTCGGACCATCGTAGTGAAAAAAGACAATGGCGAGTTCTCTGAGAACTGGAAATATATGTTCAGaggaagatggagagagagagagagagagagatagaactataaaaacaaattaagagaGGACAAAAATCAGTCCTCACCTTTTTAACTGCTGCTtgcattaatattgtttttctgATTTTACTTTCGC containing:
- the LOC109010181 gene encoding uncharacterized protein LOC109010181 → MESATTCWEADEGWELYNDDGFVYKRKKRRRDPVAAEKPASSTDPEAEERNRKERKRRTLLKLKSQYQGEIDQWELLSNSLRAMEEKAGHSQRQSSVLQKQQAEREGLAETAALGVSPQYLPEFVDGLLVDELLLQVEAQEAIIRDISNLCDVTEAMCNAQEERLKQSLIDLPIWASPHELIASLCDD
- the LOC109010182 gene encoding uncharacterized protein LOC109010182; translation: MGKSLTLIHVSFLLFRPRSMITSLTRVISLSLPKPIDNTLFSLSPSSLFFSTTSTQFPLQYDMIINRPTQSQPRHTPARVRKSNPDYSPEFDSPEKPVSEQGFEDWVDEKLLSESGTNRPSSEKLEMDKSMRKYYSKRRKRMYGSDSDEDGKRHDEGFVELKPEVVEFNRLHEREEELYFYDTFAYPWEKEKHYKMVYQLEKKYFPDHCLDKAFLEPGESNANNAKGKVKKKAGVKSGEKNCEDHDEGGDGKKLVFFDEEGEQKGREELAKKDASKDVTEKKVEEFFKCLNKVPKKDGEVVNEPYLVTRSMELPPRWDSPCGTVVLVNKPKGWTSFTVCGKLRRLVKVKKVGHAGTLDPMATGLLIVCVGKATKLVDRYQGMIKGYSGVFRLGEATSTWDADSAVIQREPWEHIKDEEIKKTAASFCGEIWQVPPMFSAIKVGGEKMYEKARRGESIELSPRRISIFRFDIERSLDDRQNLIFRVTCSKGTYIRSLCADFGKALGSCAHLTALRRDSIGEYSADDAWDFKELEESITKSYF